Part of the Lucilia cuprina isolate Lc7/37 chromosome 5, ASM2204524v1, whole genome shotgun sequence genome is shown below.
ctagttctgttctagttctgttctagttctgttcttgttctgttctagttctattctagttctgttctagttcttctaGATTTTTATGagcaattactttttaattttccacaTATAGGGTATTTTATGTGTCTAACTTAACAGTTCATTCATGCAatctaacttgtttaaaaaaatgtgtaagccaagtagtacatatgtatgtatatgaatatgcTTCTAACTCACActtataatttaagttttttctttttttctaagtgGCATTTTGGCAGTAAAAAGCCGTTATAATTGCATACAATATGTGTTGCACTTTTTCATATTCAATCTTATTACGTTTAGTTTATGGTACCTAGTTGCAAAATTGCCTTTATTTTCGTCTAGTTTCCCTAGTTCTTAGTttcaaagtattaaaaaatatacgtcTAAGCCCTCTTTGCCTTATGCATTTTACTATTTCAAAGTGTCTAAGAAGCTGTAAAGAATTTCCACATTCGTAACCTAAAAGaagaaaactgaaataaaataaaatattgtgttaaaatacaaatgttttagaaaaattacaaaaaggcTGAACTCGTAAAtattgaaatgtttgttttgttgctgtttctgCTGCATGGTTCTTATTTTTTTGGGGTGGCTGAAGTGGTTAGCACTTTCTTATGCAGTTTCGTATTTTGTACATGTACTTTTAAAGATTACTTTCAATATAGGTTGCTAGACATAAACTTCGAACGcagaaatatatattgtttataaagtaataaaaaatatcaaatttaaattgtaaaaaattgtttacagttTATAAATTTGAACACACTAACACAATACTTTgaagcatatgtatgtattaaacgttaaatttaatatacagtCCGTAGGGTCAGAACTAGAGCAAATACTCTTTGATAATCGGTACAGGTTTCTATTATAATCGACTGAATTCACATAGTTTTGCATGAGTAAAACCATAATAAccaatctaaaataaaaaactggaGCCCTTTTTAAACGTACGccaataaaacacttttaaatccACAAAATagtactttaataaaaaaattccattacATGTTTATAGTTCATTCATTTTTGGCACCGAAATCATTTGATAATAAATATaccaaaatctttaaaaattataattaaaaaatataataaaatacctattttttatactataaaactaaaactaataataatgtttaaacaaatagtcTTTTCAGTAATTAGTTTTCTAACTTATTTTACTATAACTCTTAGAGTTAAATGGAAAacaaaagaacaattttaatacaataCTTATAACTAATGCTAAATTAATATCTTTCTTTtagataattttgaaaataaaaattaaaaaaattgtttttaaaaaggaaTTCATACTAACCACAAATTAACTAATCATAGTCTTGTTTATACGCATGGCTAAAAGCTTGACTGTCtatgtagtctagactatagtctagtctgtagtctagtctatagtctagtctatagtctagtctatagtctagtctatagtatagtctatagtctattctatagtctagtctatagtatagtctatagtctagtctatagtctagtctatagtctagtctatagtctagtctatagtcttgtctatagtctagtctataatatagtctatagtctagtctataatctagtctatagtctagtctatagcatagtctatagtctagtctatagtctagtctatagtctagtctatagtctagtctatagtctagtctatagtctagtctatagtctagtctatagtctagtctatagtctagtctatagtctagtctatagtctagtctatagtctagtctatagtctagtctatagtctagtctatagtctagtctatagtctagtctatagtctagtctatagtctagtctatagtctagtctatagtctagtctatagtctagtctatagtctagtctatagtctagtctatagtctagtctatagtctagtctatagtctagtctatagtctagtctatagtctagtctatagtctagtctatagtctagtctatagtctagtctatagtctagtctatagtctagtctatagtctagtctatagtctagtctatagtctagtctatagtctagtctatagtctagtctatagtctagtctatagtctagtctatagtctagtctatagtctagtctatagtctagtctatagtctagtctatagtctagtctatagtctagtctatagtctagtctatagtcttgtctatagtctagtctatagtcttgtctatagtctagtctatagtctagtctatagtctagtctatagtctagtctatagtctagtctatagtctagtctatagtctagtctatagtctagtctatagtctagtctatagtctagtctatagtctagtctatagtctagtctgtagtctagtctatagtctagtctatagtctagtctatagtctagtctatagtctagtctatagtctagtctatagtctagtctatagtctagtctatagtctagtctatagtctagtctattgtctattcaacagtgtagactatagtctattctatactctagtctatttcCTAGTTTATAGCCTtctctatagtatagtcgagagtctaatctagtctatagtttagtatacagcctagtctatatactaatctatataattttatatgcctACGTACATATATTCTTCGATATCTTCAAGACATGACTTGAGTGTATAATCATAACTTTAGCCTTTACAAGATTCTTTTTCAAGTTACAATTTTATCTTGATTCTAAAATACAATAATCTTCAGGTAATTGATAtaatattttccaacaaaacaaaattgttaatttgATCTTCGGTTAATAAATGTGCGTTAAACCTTCCACCACTTACTTTTCTGctattaacattaaaattttattcatcagTTCATTGGCCACTGTTTCGTTAAGAGTATTCAGGCGAGCCGCTAAGAACTCACCAAATTTCGTATAGAGTATCTCACGGGCGGTTGGTTTTGGATATAAACTTTGCCCTTGCTGAGAACGATGCGTAGGATGTTGAGGATTATTATTGGTCACACCGGCCGGAGGTTCCTTATTTAAACTCTGCAGCGAGGTGGCTATCGAGAGGCGATCATCTAGcatatcaacatcatcatctggATCATCATCCAAATCGGAACAGTCTCTTTCATCTATGACTAGATTTTGGGTAGAAGAATTAAGATTTGtggaatttaataaaagttttgtagAGATGTCCTTGGAACGGCTGGCTAAAGATTTGTGAGTATCTTTGATTTTACCATTCGAATTGGTGTCCAACGAAATGGTGTCTTCAAGAGAGTCGGGTTCATCTTTTATGTAAATAGAGGGTGACGATGAACAAGAGCGTATGGTAAGAGATCGAGCTCTTGAAAGGGGACGTGAGGGTAATGGTTGGGTTGGAAATGCTGTGCCAGTTgcatttagtttttgtaaagCTGCCAAAGTACTGGGTGTTAGATTGAGTAAAACATCGGGTTGTAGCTGCGAGCTGGCTATGGTGGTCAAGGTGGTTAAAGGTATGGTGGGAGGATTTATGGAGGGTGGTAATAAAGGTGTTGTATTGCCATTTTGATGGCCAGATGTTGGGGTAACTGTTACGGTTTGTGTTATGGGCAGAGGAGGAGGAGCCGCCGCCGATGTTGTAATGGGTGGTGTGGTTGATTGATTTTGTGGATTATTGGGATCATTGGGAGCAAAATACTGATATTCATCTATACCGGTAGAGGTATTATTATTAGTTGTACCCAAATTAGGTGGCATAACATCATTAGATTTGGCTCGTTCACGAGATCTGTAAgagaagtttaaaaattaataaaaaataagtttggagttttaataaaaaaactacttacTTTCTTTCCCGTATCACTTCCTTGAGAAAGGCCATTTCATCATAATACTCCCATTTGGATTTAAATCTGGTGCCCAACATTTTTTCGTGATTCAATTCACGACGAAATATTTCCCTTAACGAGGTAAAAGTTCTTTGAACTCTTTCTCCATTAACACTAAAGATGCGACCCAATTCATTCCATTTCAAGGCCTTTTTCTTGTCCGATCGTTTATAGTGTGGCAAACGACAATCCCATAAAATTGGATTCAATTTAACCAATTCAATTAAACgtcttttttctatttgatgGCGTGTAAAGGCCATTATTCTCTCTTAACAATTTCTTTACTTATTactcttttttgtttattaactgttttttttttcgttttctttaacTCTTAGTTACTTCTATTGACcatgagtgtttttttttttggtttaaatcacACTCAATTCTCTTTAACGCTCTTAACTTGTTTTTCATAACAACACCACTATGGCTgtttagtgtgtgtgtgtgtatgattGGGGGGTTTACACTTGAGTTAAAAAAGAGTGTTAACTGTTTTTGCTgccaagtttttttcttcttcttagtATGTGTGGGTATTTGCTGTAGACGTTAACACTACCATATCAACTGTTATtcgctatttttatttttgttagtagtagttgttattatttctcATTATTCAATATGGCGCATGTCCGTTTCCCGTTGTTGGTtgcttatacatatatttcatcTACAGGTATACAAACACAATTgagattgtttttttgttaaatggatGCTGTTAATGGTGGTAAGGGtattaatttgcaaattttgttaGTATACTTTAGATAAATTTAAGTTTGTTAGAGAAATTAAGTTAATAATCAAATCatcataattaataattaaacatcTTATTAAAATGGAATAAGTTTTATAAGTAGCAATtgaatttaattgttaattattaaaaatcatcacgatggaaaattttaaagattttttaagaagcaagtatgaaattatagtcgggcgaggccgactatataatatcctacacctgttacaaaaataacatgtgatttagtttttataattatacagtttatgagggtcatcaaggctagtgtggaacttggttttgcagctttttgtcgagatacgagtatattcaaacacaattatgaactttaaagccCTATTCGACGGTTTCAGCTgcatggggactaggtgaaataatgaaccaatgttaacaattttcaataggctccgTCCCTTTCATAAAACTACCTTCAAAATTGCAGCcatggatggacagacggacaggcagACGGAGGGACAGGCGGACGGATATACctaaagtgattctgagccgctTGGTATACCTTAAGatgggtatagaaccaatattattgtgcgttacaaacatcagcacaaacccaatatacccacctctgtagttttattacaaagtggacggacagacggacaagcCCCAcccctgtagtttgattacaaagtggacgtacggacggacatagctaaaatgattctgagcagaTTGGTATACCTTAAGGTATAGAAACCAATATACCCAcctctgtagtttgattacaaagtggacggacagacggacaggccccactcctgtagtttgattacaaagtggACGGACTGGCAGACGTACGGACaggcggacggacatagctaaaatgattctgaggcgattaaGGTAAAGAACCAATATtaatgtgcgttacaaacatctgcacaaactcaatataccctccttACTAAGCTACAGTCGCTCATGTCGGATTATATATACCCTACATTAACTAGAAACTTAAGCTCAGTTATGGACCAtagatttttcataaatttgaagaaaaacatttaagaaactacagtaGGTTATGCTGGACTTTATATTGATCAATTATAGATCATTATGAacagaatttaatattttcattatctGTGGTAAACATAGGGTCTACTTTTTCTACACATCTGTGATTCGAGATATCGTGtgctaaattttgaaaacacaCCTTTTCTTGAggcaattttttgttaaaaaatttagtttgtcaTCAAAAAGCCCATGGACTTATTGATTTATTCTTAGTCAACTGGAAAAGAATCGATCTTAGAACTTCTTCTACTCATGTGCGATTCGAGATATCGTGTGCTGAATTTTGAAAATACGCTTCTTTTGAGACATTTTAAAAAGCCatgataattttttgttatataatttagttTGTCATCAAAAAGCCCATGGACTACACATTGACTTATTCTGAGAGTGCTGGAAAACAATTGGTCTTAGAATTTCTTCAACACATCTGTGATCCGAGATATCGTGTGCTGAATTTTGAAAACACTCCTTTTTTGAGACGTTATAACAAAGCcaagacaatttttttctataaaaattagtttgacATAAAATACCTACTTGgtcaactttaaaataaaaaaaatagttttaaaaatacaaaaaaatgttttattgaaaaaatttgtaaaatatgtcTTAATTAATATGTTGTGATCATTGGGCCACAATTGACTCTACCCCTCACATAAGGTTCTCTGTACAAAATCACTTTAACCTTCAGAAATGGCTTAATAAAATCAGTacgaaatgtttttcttaattctatcagaatcggcccataattgatccATAATACCCCATGTAAAGTCctcttcagataatgactttaacgatCATAACTAGATTTGAAATCTTAATATGATCTTTAGACAAAAGCATGTTTTAAAAGAACCAACATCTctactcaaatttttttttataattctatcAGAATCGGTCCACACCTGACCCTATCTCCTATATAAAGTCctcttcagataatgactttaacgctcataactagATTAGAAAAGTTAAATATGATCGTTAGACAAAAACAGGTTTTACTACAACCAATatctttatattaatttttttcttaatttaaacagtatcgacccataattgaccctaacccctctTCAGATAATGAAGATCCGAACTTGATTAGAAATCTTATTATGATCGTTagataaaaacaagttttataacaaccaacatctctaatttttttcttaattctatcAAAATCGGTCCATACCTGATCATGAGTCCTATATAAAGTTCTCTTTAGACAATGACTATAACGCTTATAACTACATtaggaaatttaaatttgatcgTTTTATTGGAACACAAATCATTCTACCAAATATTAAAAGGATTAGTCCATATTTGACTTTATTCCCCTTCATAAAGACCCCTTTAGATCAGGGATCTAGAGTTTCACATGATCTACATATGACTGATCCATTTTGTTATTCAGTTAAGAACTATTCGAGCAACAGATTCCCACAGGATTTTGCTCTAATATTCGGCTAGACCACTTTCTCAAATTTTCCGATTATTTCTGTTTCCGATTTGTGatctatagaaaaatagaaCACACGGTCAGTTCGCATATACTTACAAAGGAAGCAACCTAAATAACTAGTTTTATAACTGATGACCCGTTGATAGGGTCCATAATGTTTGAGAGGAGAGAACATTGATATCTCCGAGGCAAGTCTATCTTTAAATGCgatttaaatatagtttttcttGGTTCAGTTAGTATGTTTTATTAAcctttatggaaaatttaaaaaaatttaattaaaattaaaaaaaaatttacaatttttaaacaatttttaatttttcactttcaaatagcaaatattaacacaaaatttattaatagttCAATTGCCGCAAAGGAATgtctgtgtatgtatgtttttccccatatgtattttatttttgcaaacaaattcttaccaaatttatcttttaaaacaatttctttttatctgtattatttagatttatttctgCCGAACAAACACTTTACTTTACGAGATCACAATTAAGACTTCCACAATATTCAGTCACAACAAAAAACCACTCAAATACAAAacacacaagaaaaaaaaaatagcaatacCACTTTGCTACCAACAactgtagtagttgttgttgtcttgTGTATAGATTATTGTTGGATATGTAGTAGCAGCATCAGCAgcagccaacaacaacaacaacaatcagtGGCAGCATCAATGAaatgaaagcaaaaacaaactCAACACAATTTATAcagttttcgttttatttttgctgtgtTGTTGATGTAAATTAAACAATCTTTGGACACACTgaataataatgaataaaaacagcagtaacaacaacaacagcaatgaaAAACACTGACTAGCAACCACAACATACCAATACACATATGcgattaaataaaagtaaacaaaacaaaacagtaaATAGGCTGACAGGCAGGCAGGCGGACAGACAGGCAGAGACCAGCATCGGCATGCAACAAAACTTGAGTATCTGTATGCATGAATTTGAGTATGAGTAATTGTAGCAGTATTAGTGTATTATAAACCACAAtgaatcaaaacaataaatttaacaagAGATACACT
Proteins encoded:
- the LOC111689744 gene encoding cell wall protein RBR3; this encodes MAFTRHQIEKRRLIELVKLNPILWDCRLPHYKRSDKKKALKWNELGRIFSVNGERVQRTFTSLREIFRRELNHEKMLGTRFKSKWEYYDEMAFLKEVIRERKSRERAKSNDVMPPNLGTTNNNTSTGIDEYQYFAPNDPNNPQNQSTTPPITTSAAAPPPLPITQTVTVTPTSGHQNGNTTPLLPPSINPPTIPLTTLTTIASSQLQPDVLLNLTPSTLAALQKLNATGTAFPTQPLPSRPLSRARSLTIRSCSSSPSIYIKDEPDSLEDTISLDTNSNGKIKDTHKSLASRSKDISTKLLLNSTNLNSSTQNLVIDERDCSDLDDDPDDDVDMLDDRLSIATSLQSLNKEPPAGVTNNNPQHPTHRSQQGQSLYPKPTAREILYTKFGEFLAARLNTLNETVANELMNKILMLIAEK